In Cherax quadricarinatus isolate ZL_2023a unplaced genomic scaffold, ASM3850222v1 Contig1580, whole genome shotgun sequence, the following proteins share a genomic window:
- the LOC128692380 gene encoding chaoptin, translated as MMAAVLVVVVLVMVGMVEAEVPCVEVSDRLTLPCLCNTQDHNISINCDNVAFPGDFPLLPFKMNIVEFTQRNAGIQALRGQLFTASDLPLRKVDFSRNAIRRLNKDVLEGLEDHLLELNLDHNLLGNNYNPIFSSSEIAKLTSLQTLNLAYNHIREVDTGLLTSLKDLEVLHLEGNSLLAMPSATLRGLDNLKVLTLQENDIDVMKKSCLAEVPDLLFLNVSHNRIINIDEDAFKELSQLVTLDLSHNRLSAVRGGALQGLQNLEELDLSSNFLPEIPASALKDLTKLKTLVMHDNLIQTLGGVVALGPLVSLQQLDLTRNNIGELPTGTFRQLSGLRSLKLGVNSIRKVEKDAFEGLTSLEILQLDDDNILAIPWAALAKVRTLTTLSLDYNRVGVISATSLQTVIGLFHLSIAHNIIRELPQGTFSNFTDLESLNLYGNQLQNLVPESLLGLRESLKELNLGLNLLSELPQFDFPLLNTLILSKNNITSLPSDAFVLLPELKMLDLSENHLSSLPVTLLHPVKKLSTLDLSMNQIAEIRPGQFNESFINVINLQHNEIKEIPSEAFKDLLFLHTLDLSYNAIRSISDAAFLNIALLHILRLNNNMLPSFKKEYFKLTIPAEVTELRILDLSHNDITFLQPLAFQLHSKLNWLSLSHNRLSFFLPEIIRDLRDLEHLDVESNQIKTLEANDFANAPHLRELNLRNNLIDSVVETAMQNSTQLQTLDLSHNKIDVLPENVFLGISRLHLDLSHNKLYTLPEMIFQRTKIQKLQSVNLAHNAFEQVPVDTLRQQYFFLSDLNMAHNKIKNVPSNADILVNIKTLDLSYNPLTPEAVYILLNEPKTVRHLNLAGTNVTEVPVIEARFLLSLNLSDNNIVEVKESSFELTQSLQDLDMSKNLIPNLSYGLAMAWPKIPDLRRLDVSHNPLAYIVRGDFNYLSNLEVLRAAYLPRANRVERLALTPLRSLRELYLHTLPLLAVLDVRGILEGHPGLEVVDIELTDREVHDQLHPAFYPRLRSLTVRGRSVEALSGGAFAGINSPDLTIGLVNTSVSNLRSNVFFPVPMSSRIRLDISESKITSLSPQFLSTLDSRQRHLRLSGLGSNPLFCDCNIRTLRRWLVGHGPRDSLYNVTCSAPISLKGVALTTLNEADLSCEGQPTTTTTDPPLFTTTRRRPATTDNIITFEDMTGRPSDEINEIEGANSPSHSSSGLTNMDNIIIGIVGGVVAFVALLIIIICLIRLRSDSQYRGGPLAGPLAMRNHNNCTCLKPPPPPGSWGNYPGQYPTLPPPASSRAGTLKMLPPPTTPIPPPYGTLGANSGRNYYPNHAYYMGYPPESEHGEHR; from the exons ATGATggcggcggtgttggtggtggtggtgttggtgatggtggggatggtggaggCTGAAGTGCCGTGTGTGGAGGTGAGTGACAGACTTACTCTGCCTTGCCTCTGCAACACACAAGATCACAACATCTCCATCAACTGCGACAATGTGGCCTTTCCAGGAGACTTTCCTCTGCTGCCCTTCAA GATGAACATCGTGGAGTTCACTCAGAGAAACGCAGGGATCCAGGCACTGCGAGGCCAACTCTTCACCGCCTCTGACCTCCCCCTCAGGAAG GTGGACTTCTCAAGGAACGCCATCCGTCGATTGAACAAGGACGTACTGGAAGGACTCGAAGACCACCTGCTCGAGTTGAACCTCGACCACAACCTTCTGGGCAATAATTATAATCCTATCTTCTCCTCCTCCGAAATCGCCAAACTTACGTCCCTTCAg ACGCTGAACCTCGCCTACAACCACATCCGGGAGGTGGACACGGGACTCCTTACCTCACTGAAGGATCTGGAGGTCCTACACCTGGAGGGCAACAGCCTCCTAGCGATGCCCTCTGCCACCCTTCGTGGCCTCGACAACCTCAAGGTCCTCACCCTCCAGGAGAATGACATAG ATGTCATGAAGAAGTCTTGCCTGGCCGAGGTTCCAGACTTGTTATTCCTCAATGTTTCTCACAACCGGATCATCAACATTGACGAAGATGCCTTCAAGGAGCTCTCCCAGCTCGTCACCCTTGACCTCTCACACAACAG GCTGTCTGCGGTGCGAGGAGGAGCACTCCAAGGTCTTCAGAATTTAGAAGAGCTGGACTTGTCTTCTAATTTCCTGCCGGAGATACCAGCCAGCGCCTTGAAGGACCTGACTAAGCTGAAGACGCTGGTCATGCATGACAACCTCATCCAG ACTCTGGGAGGTGTGGTGGCCCTGGGACCCCTGGTGAGCCTGCAGCAGCTGGACCTGACCAGGAACAATATCGGGGAGCTTCCTACAGGCACCTTCAGGCAGCTCTCCGGCCTCAGGTCGCTCAAGCTAGGTGTCAACTCCATCAGGAAG GTTGAGAAGGATGCTTTCGAAGGCCTGACTTCTCTGGAGATCTTACAGCTGGACGATGACAACATCCTGGCTATACCATGGGCAGCCCTAGCTAAG GTCCGGACGCTGACGACACTCAGTCTGGATTACAACCGTGTCGGGGTCATCTCTGCTACCAGCCTCCAGACGGTGATTGGTCTCTTCCACCTCTCCATTGCCCACAACATCATCAGGGAGCTTCCTCAGGGAACCTTCTCTAACTTCACAGACCTGGAAAGCTTGAACCTTTACGGGAACCAGCTGCAGAACctcgttccagagagcttgctgGGCCTGAGAGAGAGCTTGAAGGAGCTCAACCTGGGTCTGAATCTCTTGAGCGAGCTGCCGCAGTTCGACTTCCCGCTGCTGAATACGCTTATCTTGTCGAAAAACAACATCACCAGTCTGCCGTCTGATGCGTTCGTACTCCTCCCGGAGTTAAAGATGCTGGACCTGAGTGAGAATCATTTATCCTCACTTCCTGTAACTCTCCTCCACCCGGTGAAGAAACTCTCAACACTTGACCTCAGCATGAACCAGATTGCTGAGATACGACCCGGCCAGTTTAACGAGTCGTTCATTAACGTCATTAATCTGCAGCACAATGAGATTAAGGAGATTCCAAGCGAAGCCTTCAAAGACCTGCTCTTCTTGCATACTCTGGATCTTAGCTACAACGCAATCAGAAGCATTAGCGATGCAGCCTTCCTCAACATCGCTCTTTTGCACATCCTTCGTCTCAACAACAACATGTTGCCATCCTTCAAAAAGGAATACTTCAAACTCACTATTCCAGCAGAAGTGACGGAGTTAAGGATCCTGGACTTGAGCCACAATGATATCACTTTCCTCCAGCCACTGGCCTTCCAGCTGCACTCTAAGCTAAATTGGTTGAGTTTATCACACAACCGCCTCTCTTTTTTCCTCCCGGAGATTATTCGTGACCTCAGAGATCTGGAGCACCTTGACGTTGAGAGTAACCAGATCAAAACATTGGAGGCTAATGACTTCGCCAATGCTCCACACTTACGCGAATTAAACTTAAGAAACAACTTGATAGATTCTGTGGTGGAGACTGCCATGCAGAACTCAACCCAGCTCCAAACACTTGATTTAAGTCACAACAAAATTGATGTACTGCCTGAAAACGTGTTTCTAGGAATTTCTCGGCTTCACCTAGATTTGAGCCACAATAAACTGTATACCCTTCCAGAAATGATATTCCAGAGAACTAAGATTCAAAAGCTTCAGTCGGTGAATCTAGCTCACAACGCCTTTGAGCAAGTGCCCGTGGACACCCTCCGTCAGCAGTACTTCTTCCTCAGTGACCTCAACATGGCTCACAATAAGATAAAAAACGTGCCAAGTAACGCCGATATTCTGGTTAACATCAAGACGCTGGACTTATCCTATAACCCACTGACTCCAGAAGCTGTATATATCTTATTGAATGAACCCAAGACAGTACGGCACCTGAACCTTGCAGGCACTAATGTCACGGAAGTTCCTGTTATTGAAGCAcgctttcttctctctctcaatctttctGACAACAACATTGTTGAAGTTAAAGAATCGTCCTTTGAACTCACTCAGAGTTTGCAAGACTTAGACATGTCCAAAAATCTGATACCCAACCTGAGTTACGGTCTTGCCATGGCCTGGCCCAAAATACCAGACCTCCGTAGGTTGGACGTTTCTCACAACCCTCTCGCCTATATTGTCCGCGGCGACTTCAACTACTTAAGTAATCTCGAAGTTTTACGAGCTGCTTATCTTCCACGAGCCAACAGAGTTGAACGCCTTGCTCTCACTCCTCTTCGTTCCCTGAGAGAACTCTACCTGCACACGCTACCTTTGCTTGCTGTGCTGGACGTACGCGGCATCCTGGAAGGCCATCCAGGCCTGGAGGTAGTAGACATTGAGCTAACTGATAGAGAGGTACATGACCAACTTCATCCTGCCTTCTATCCTCGCCTGCGCAGTCTCACTGTTCGAGGACGTTCAGTAGAAGCCTTATCAGGAGGTGCTTTTGCTGGCATTAACAGTCCTGATCTGACAATCGGTCTTGTAAACACTAGCGTAAGCAATCTTCGTTCTAACGTATTTTTCCCAGTGCCAATGTCTTCCAGGATTCGGTTGGATATATCAGAATCAAAAATTACATCGCTCAGTCCACAGTTCTTAAGCACTCTTGATTCACGCCAGCGGCACCTTCGTCTCTCTGGCCTGGGGTCAAACCCTCTCTTCTGCGACTGCAACATAAGAACTCTACGGCGGTGGTTGGTGGGCCATGGACCCCGAGACAGCCTCTATAACGTGACCTGTAGTGCACCAATAAGTCTGAAGGGTGTCGCCCTGACCACTCTCAatgaggctgacctgagctgCGAGGGACAACCCACGACAACTACCACTGACCCGCCTCTCTTCACCACAACGCGGCGCAGACCTGCAACGACTGACAACATTATCACCTTTGAAGACATGACTGGCCGTCCAAGTGATGAAATAAACGAGATCGAGGGTGCAaattctccctcacactccagcagcggcCTCACTAACATGGACAACATAATTATCGGCATAGTAGGTGGTGTCGTGGCCTTTGTAGCGTTACTTATCATTATTATCTGTCTAATTCGTCTCCGCTCCGACTCTCAGTATCGTGGAGGCCCTCTAGCGGGACCCCTGGCCATGAGAAACCACAACAACTGCACCTGTCTGaaacctcctccaccccctggaAGCTGGGGGAattacccaggacagtacccaacTCTGCCCCCTCCAGCATCCTCCCGTGCTGGCACCCTTAAGATGCTGCCTCCACCTACCACGCCCATTCCTCCACCATACGGCACGTTGGGAGCCAACAGCGGGCGAAACTACTACCCAAACCACGCATACTACATGGGTTATCCCCcggagagtgaacatggagagCATCGGTAG